One Weissella ceti DNA window includes the following coding sequences:
- a CDS encoding RusA family crossover junction endodeoxyribonuclease produces MSVKIFEALIELQNDFGSGNDLQHNTRTNVVYRGKKYHDYKDELIEALYELNDKFKVEMEPEDELAVSLVFYQTNVNQLKRSTKDLDNMIKPTLDAMQEALGFDDAQITKLTGQKMTHFTRSLRIEIWKA; encoded by the coding sequence ATGAGTGTAAAAATCTTTGAAGCGTTGATTGAGCTTCAAAATGATTTCGGTAGCGGTAATGATTTGCAGCACAACACAAGAACTAACGTTGTATATCGTGGCAAGAAATACCATGACTACAAAGATGAACTAATTGAAGCCTTGTATGAGTTAAATGACAAATTCAAGGTTGAGATGGAACCAGAAGATGAATTGGCAGTTAGCTTGGTGTTTTACCAGACGAACGTCAATCAGTTAAAGCGGTCAACGAAAGATTTAGACAACATGATTAAGCCTACGTTAGATGCAATGCAAGAAGCGTTAGGTTTTGATGATGCACAAATCACTAAGTTGACTGGGCAGAAGATGACACACTTCACACGCAGTTTGCGAATTGAAATATGGAAAGCGTAG
- a CDS encoding helix-turn-helix domain-containing protein, translating to MTLFERVKEISKKRGYSLTEVSTKAGMGEKSLYRWKENEPSADRLKAVADVLGVSVDYLLGNTDEPTPKRAPETPDIKKMLDGSLTYDGKPLSDHDRDVVRIFLETLKSEG from the coding sequence ATGACGCTATTTGAACGTGTAAAAGAAATTTCAAAAAAACGCGGTTATTCACTAACCGAAGTCTCTACAAAAGCAGGAATGGGCGAAAAGTCTCTGTATAGGTGGAAAGAAAACGAACCGTCAGCTGACCGACTAAAAGCCGTAGCCGATGTGCTTGGTGTATCAGTAGACTACCTATTAGGCAATACAGATGAACCCACTCCTAAGCGTGCACCAGAGACCCCAGATATCAAAAAAATGTTGGATGGTTCTCTTACGTATGATGGAAAACCCTTATCGGATCATGACCGTGATGTTGTACGTATATTTTTAGAAACACTAAAAAGCGAAGGATAA
- a CDS encoding MarR family transcriptional regulator, with amino-acid sequence MSRKKDWEKALANAELIQEDVAKHLGISKQSMSLLVKKMIQGQGLMANDKDKDRWKQSLDYIEFKKSQLVK; translated from the coding sequence ATGTCTCGCAAGAAGGACTGGGAAAAGGCATTAGCGAACGCAGAACTCATTCAAGAAGATGTTGCCAAGCACTTAGGTATCAGCAAGCAAAGCATGAGCTTGCTAGTCAAAAAGATGATTCAAGGTCAAGGATTAATGGCGAATGACAAGGATAAGGATCGTTGGAAACAATCATTAGATTACATCGAATTTAAGAAGTCTCAATTAGTTAAGTAG
- a CDS encoding XRE family transcriptional regulator translates to MDMRSKIQWVLDSDMSAYYIMKETGVSDSKISRLRNGKNTIDKMSFGMAEKLAELCDKENQ, encoded by the coding sequence ATGGACATGAGAAGTAAAATACAATGGGTGTTAGATAGTGATATGTCTGCGTATTACATCATGAAAGAAACAGGCGTCAGTGATAGTAAAATCAGTCGATTGAGAAACGGTAAGAACACAATTGATAAGATGTCTTTTGGTATGGCTGAAAAGTTAGCCGAATTATGCGACAAAGAGAATCAATAG
- a CDS encoding ImmA/IrrE family metallo-endopeptidase: MSDYNDILNALNVSLAVSETSIECKGVYIPGAHTILVSPELSDAERQAVIVHELGHLINEHEYNEWNAPAIRLKQERQANEHLADELVKEYLDSFITMPESISIDDFIDNRGISMDLYDCIKQAFERAIA, translated from the coding sequence ATGAGTGATTACAACGACATTTTAAATGCCTTAAATGTATCTCTCGCTGTTTCAGAAACATCTATCGAATGCAAGGGTGTCTACATTCCAGGAGCGCATACAATTCTAGTCAGCCCAGAATTATCAGATGCTGAGCGCCAAGCTGTAATTGTTCATGAATTGGGTCATCTAATAAACGAACATGAATACAATGAATGGAACGCCCCTGCCATTCGTCTAAAACAAGAGCGTCAAGCTAATGAACATTTAGCGGATGAATTAGTTAAAGAATACCTAGATAGCTTTATCACTATGCCGGAATCCATCAGCATTGATGATTTTATTGATAACAGAGGGATTAGCATGGACTTATATGATTGCATCAAGCAAGCTTTTGAGCGAGCAATTGCTTAG
- a CDS encoding RNA polymerase subunit sigma-70 translates to MALLPELDKRKTVDNVRYLFEKELPRLENMARVSLGSPTISDMPTGRPDGNGNDQKYTDAIWARNIITNIKAACEYMPEPYRTMLKLRYFHKLTWVEIEERMYIGERVGQKRIERAFMYFAESFYETDDLRVNK, encoded by the coding sequence ATGGCTTTGTTACCAGAACTAGATAAGCGTAAAACAGTGGATAACGTCCGCTATCTCTTTGAAAAGGAATTGCCGAGATTAGAAAACATGGCCCGTGTATCTCTTGGGTCTCCAACTATTTCAGATATGCCAACGGGACGACCTGATGGGAACGGAAACGATCAAAAATATACTGACGCTATTTGGGCTAGGAATATTATCACTAATATCAAGGCAGCGTGCGAATACATGCCTGAACCTTATCGAACAATGTTGAAGTTACGGTACTTCCATAAGTTGACTTGGGTAGAAATTGAAGAACGCATGTATATCGGTGAACGTGTAGGGCAGAAACGCATTGAACGCGCCTTTATGTACTTTGCGGAGTCGTTTTATGAGACTGACGATTTGCGTGTGAATAAATAA
- a CDS encoding DUF3310 domain-containing protein, with protein MDKLDIAVQWNGEDEHVETEGGWVVWSTEDGVVGYLTDNQVAYETQLSNGNTMVLRGVVLGESEKVKSIDSVDFESFESIADYPEEFIAWIESIANIKPVFKPETVEDNYDPVTKPAGYQLDSGKELKDVYPDLFGKEATIAGYKQATVKYLMRYRDKNGEQDLNKAIQYIGLIKELEYGNEFN; from the coding sequence ATGGATAAATTAGATATTGCCGTCCAGTGGAATGGTGAAGATGAACACGTTGAGACAGAAGGCGGATGGGTAGTATGGAGTACGGAAGATGGTGTGGTAGGATATTTGACCGATAATCAAGTCGCATACGAAACGCAGCTATCTAATGGAAACACTATGGTATTACGTGGCGTTGTATTAGGCGAATCTGAAAAAGTTAAATCTATTGATTCAGTAGATTTTGAATCATTCGAATCAATTGCGGATTATCCAGAAGAATTTATTGCTTGGATTGAAAGTATTGCCAATATCAAGCCTGTGTTCAAACCTGAAACTGTTGAAGATAACTATGATCCTGTGACTAAGCCGGCCGGTTATCAATTAGATAGCGGTAAGGAACTAAAAGATGTATACCCAGATTTATTCGGTAAAGAAGCGACTATCGCTGGATATAAGCAAGCGACGGTTAAATACTTGATGCGATACCGAGATAAGAATGGTGAACAAGATTTGAACAAGGCCATTCAATACATTGGGCTTATTAAGGAATTGGAGTATGGGAATGAATTTAATTAA
- a CDS encoding DUF5906 domain-containing protein has translation MANDLKLTSVDRFNTLQIPFSDYEELNNPMMNTEFIGDYNWLEIRVSKEGNYKYVISSVVDFSEWLIATDNMAVKEDWGYIWNGSFWDRVPVKQVYNMVDVAITFLCDRLRITTNKKRELQRDIKPYLIEKSRNFDDSIKDNYIGFKGWTLNVTTNVFFNPVKEKYVIHGFDFAPDPNKVPETWVAYAEYMFGENAKFLWAWLGYAFQSNMSWKQGALFLLDPLGGTGKTYFVTKVTQAMFGAERVGAFKLKNLQGNNARFETARFVGKSLMVDDDASRVRFKEDDTFKSITGGGLSPVERKGIDGTDYRITAKMIVNVNEMPVFNDSGAIKRRLHIIKTVAPVATASERNKRDQMFPEDKLAHEIPMLATYAIEQYQEAVKNDWQIEDNIVDDIVALDPFTQWAQILSHPNYHGERKASDLYGNYCDFYEQLNLGENERPMSKQAFGKKMAERYTRVAKRDGKYYEIK, from the coding sequence ATGGCAAATGATTTAAAACTAACCTCGGTCGATAGATTCAACACACTTCAAATTCCATTTAGTGATTATGAAGAATTAAATAACCCAATGATGAATACGGAATTTATTGGAGATTACAACTGGCTAGAAATTCGAGTGTCGAAAGAAGGTAACTACAAGTATGTAATTAGTTCCGTTGTTGATTTTTCAGAGTGGTTAATCGCAACTGACAATATGGCCGTTAAAGAAGATTGGGGCTATATATGGAATGGTTCGTTTTGGGACAGAGTACCAGTTAAGCAAGTCTATAACATGGTCGATGTTGCTATTACGTTCTTGTGCGATCGGTTACGTATTACCACAAACAAGAAACGCGAGTTGCAACGAGACATCAAACCGTACTTGATTGAAAAATCACGAAACTTTGACGACAGCATCAAAGATAATTACATCGGATTTAAAGGGTGGACATTGAATGTCACGACAAATGTCTTCTTCAATCCGGTGAAAGAAAAGTACGTAATTCATGGTTTTGACTTTGCGCCAGATCCAAACAAAGTGCCTGAAACATGGGTGGCATATGCCGAATACATGTTCGGAGAAAACGCTAAATTCTTGTGGGCGTGGCTAGGGTACGCTTTCCAGTCGAACATGAGTTGGAAACAAGGTGCATTATTCCTGCTAGACCCACTAGGTGGAACTGGTAAGACGTATTTCGTAACGAAGGTAACTCAAGCTATGTTTGGTGCTGAAAGAGTGGGTGCATTTAAGTTAAAGAATTTACAAGGGAACAACGCTCGTTTTGAAACTGCTCGATTCGTCGGTAAGTCGTTAATGGTCGATGATGATGCTAGTCGCGTTCGATTTAAGGAAGACGATACGTTTAAGTCAATCACTGGTGGCGGATTATCTCCAGTTGAACGAAAAGGGATTGACGGTACAGACTATCGCATCACTGCAAAGATGATTGTCAACGTTAATGAAATGCCTGTGTTTAATGACAGCGGAGCGATTAAGCGTCGTCTGCACATCATCAAGACAGTCGCACCAGTTGCCACAGCTAGCGAGCGAAATAAGCGTGACCAAATGTTCCCAGAAGATAAGTTGGCACATGAAATTCCGATGTTGGCCACGTATGCTATCGAGCAATATCAAGAAGCCGTGAAGAATGATTGGCAGATTGAAGACAATATCGTTGATGACATTGTGGCGCTTGATCCGTTCACGCAATGGGCGCAAATTCTTTCGCATCCGAATTATCACGGCGAGCGAAAGGCTAGCGATTTGTATGGCAACTATTGTGATTTTTACGAACAGTTGAATTTGGGTGAGAACGAACGACCAATGAGTAAACAAGCGTTTGGGAAGAAGATGGCGGAAAGATACACTCGTGTCGCAAAACGCGATGGAAAATATTACGAAATTAAGTAG
- a CDS encoding YopX family protein: MTKREIKFRQWSERNKEMTSWDDLKKRNIWLSALEYETLITEQYTGLKDANGVEVYEGDILWDPHYEVYGVVSFEEDSFRYTDGNVSELLGEVNYKMEVHGNVNQNPELLGDLHAK, from the coding sequence ATGACTAAACGAGAGATTAAGTTCCGTCAATGGAGCGAACGCAACAAAGAAATGACATCATGGGACGATTTGAAAAAACGCAACATCTGGCTATCTGCCCTGGAATATGAAACGTTGATAACGGAACAATACACAGGACTGAAAGATGCCAATGGTGTTGAAGTTTACGAAGGGGATATCCTTTGGGATCCTCATTACGAAGTGTACGGGGTAGTTTCTTTTGAAGAAGATTCATTTCGTTACACCGACGGTAACGTTAGTGAGTTGCTTGGAGAAGTTAATTACAAAATGGAAGTTCATGGAAATGTAAATCAGAACCCAGAATTGTTAGGAGACTTACATGCCAAATAA
- a CDS encoding ATP-binding protein, whose protein sequence is MPKYFKAGTIPSGGNMYFLYGGKGTKKTRAIKLFSGNKLVLSFDGSYSALADTDNVKLIAYGEADAPQIQAQVRADLSRFLYDYNKETKQINLDENGRKKIAPDVDMIVLDNVSALQNWVIDNIENASKDGRQNWNLVQKWFRDLGAELRELGIPVLATAHQVDGANPNTFKPDMNDKTRNAFAGWFDILGRIHKESGEFMVDVDPEKGNEGANRLDTRTNFKLDDLLKDDTQTTTNTETKEEGN, encoded by the coding sequence TTGCCTAAGTATTTTAAAGCGGGGACTATCCCGTCAGGTGGAAACATGTACTTCCTATATGGAGGTAAAGGAACTAAGAAAACACGAGCAATTAAGTTGTTTTCAGGAAATAAGTTGGTATTGAGTTTTGATGGTTCGTACAGCGCATTGGCAGACACTGACAATGTCAAATTAATTGCTTACGGAGAGGCTGATGCGCCTCAAATTCAAGCTCAAGTTCGAGCAGACCTAAGCCGGTTCCTATACGACTATAACAAGGAAACTAAGCAGATTAATCTTGATGAAAACGGACGGAAAAAGATTGCTCCTGATGTGGACATGATCGTATTAGATAACGTCAGCGCCCTACAAAATTGGGTAATCGACAATATCGAAAACGCATCTAAGGACGGGCGACAAAACTGGAATTTGGTGCAAAAGTGGTTCCGAGACTTAGGAGCAGAATTACGTGAATTAGGAATTCCTGTTTTGGCAACGGCACATCAAGTTGACGGAGCTAACCCGAATACATTCAAACCTGATATGAACGATAAGACACGAAACGCATTCGCTGGTTGGTTCGATATTCTAGGGCGTATCCATAAAGAAAGCGGAGAGTTCATGGTGGACGTTGATCCTGAAAAAGGGAATGAAGGCGCTAATCGATTGGACACACGTACTAATTTCAAACTAGACGATCTATTGAAAGACGACACACAAACTACTACAAACACAGAAACGAAAGAAGAAGGTAACTAA
- a CDS encoding DUF669 domain-containing protein produces the protein MAFTFNPADIKFSGATTLEFGGVYNVTIEEAKATGKAKNGADKMSVKFVVEDGQYKGAVINHFFMDDSEVTTYQPFRYREIGALIAATNVIQAGQAADVNSIAPALVGKKVSVSVNQFEMSESTDNQTGKKTTYYNPRINDIQTWQPNGTQIDQSIVNPKNNNQTQAPQNAFGNGAPLPPEPQADAFGGGF, from the coding sequence ATGGCATTCACATTCAACCCAGCAGACATTAAGTTTTCAGGAGCAACAACACTAGAATTTGGTGGCGTCTATAACGTAACTATTGAAGAAGCAAAGGCAACAGGTAAGGCTAAGAACGGAGCTGACAAGATGTCTGTTAAGTTCGTAGTTGAAGACGGACAATACAAGGGAGCGGTTATCAATCACTTCTTCATGGACGATTCAGAAGTTACGACATATCAACCATTCCGTTACCGTGAAATTGGAGCGCTTATCGCTGCGACGAACGTCATTCAAGCTGGCCAAGCTGCGGATGTTAATTCAATCGCTCCTGCGTTGGTAGGTAAGAAGGTTTCAGTATCTGTTAACCAATTTGAAATGTCAGAAAGCACTGACAATCAAACTGGAAAGAAGACAACGTACTACAACCCACGCATCAATGACATTCAAACATGGCAACCGAACGGAACGCAAATTGACCAATCTATTGTGAACCCAAAGAACAACAACCAAACCCAAGCGCCGCAAAATGCATTTGGAAACGGTGCGCCACTCCCTCCAGAACCACAAGCTGATGCGTTTGGTGGGGGATTCTAA